A stretch of DNA from Gimesia chilikensis:
TGCTTCCTGCAAAGGGCGAAACGAACTCAGATCGAAGAAGATTCCGGAGGGGAATCGCCTTAGTGAAATGAGTGTGGTGAGGATATTATTGCATTTTCGAACCACGCTGTCAGTGTGAATCGGGCGGCGAAAATTATGAAAATCAAAGTTGGACTCCTGAAGTCAACTGTCTAAAATCAAGTCAACCTGAAGCAGCAGAGGAGCTCATTGGATTTTCCCGGCTGTGTGGGGCATTCAATTCCATACTCATTTCTTTTTTACTCTTGAACAAGGGGCCCGCGCATGTGGTCAATCCTGGCTCAGAAAACGTCGACGGTTTCCGAAGATCCTGTGGCAAAGGCAAATGAACTCTGGCACACGGTCAAAACATTCCTGGCGACCCAGGGGCTGCAGTTCGCGATTAATGTGGTTGTGGCGCTGGCGATCTTTGTGGTGGGGAAATGGATTGCCAACATTTTGAGCCGGTTCTGTAATCGTCTGATGAAGCAGGCGAAGGTCGATGAGACACTGGCCCGGTTTCTGTCGAATATTGTTTACTCGATTCTGCTGGTCATCGTCGTTCTGGCGGCGCTGTCGGAATTGGGGATTAACACAACCTCTCTGGCAGCGGTTCTGGCTGCAGCCGGTTTTGCGGTGGGGATGGCCTTCCAGGGAACGTTGAGTAATTTTTCTTCGGGTGTGATGCTGATCCTGTTCAAGCCGTTTCGGGTGGGGGATTACATTGAAGCGGCCGGGACGGCGGGTGTGGTTGAGGAGATTCAGATCTTTACCACATCGATGCGCACCGGGGATAACATTGCGATTGTTGTGCCCAACAGTCATATCACATCTGGCAACATCCGCAACTTCTCCATCAAGGAGAATCGCCGCATCGATCTAGTGATCGGGTGTGGCTATGACGATGACCTCAAAGCGGTCAAAGCCTTTCTGGAAGAAGTCGTGAACGGGGATGAGCGGGTTCTGGCCGATCCTGCACCGGTGATTGCCGTCAATGAACTGGC
This window harbors:
- a CDS encoding mechanosensitive ion channel family protein, with translation MWSILAQKTSTVSEDPVAKANELWHTVKTFLATQGLQFAINVVVALAIFVVGKWIANILSRFCNRLMKQAKVDETLARFLSNIVYSILLVIVVLAALSELGINTTSLAAVLAAAGFAVGMAFQGTLSNFSSGVMLILFKPFRVGDYIEAAGTAGVVEEIQIFTTSMRTGDNIAIVVPNSHITSGNIRNFSIKENRRIDLVIGCGYDDDLKAVKAFLEEVVNGDERVLADPAPVIAVNELADSSVNFVVRPWVKNADYWATRWDLTERIKLGFDERGFTIPYPSRDVHLYNESATGVE